In Geobacter anodireducens, a genomic segment contains:
- a CDS encoding DNA-binding response regulator — protein MLRVLLVDDHRIVLEGLRALVSEHSDLEVVGVACDGATAIELTRKLRPDVVVMDIAMPGMNGIEATRRIVAEFSRTRVLVLSMESERRFVLDVLRAGAQGYLLKDCSQDELVSAIRHVAAGEPYLGPRITEMIIRAYMERIPDDSLLTHTLLSLREREVLQLIAAGKSTKEIAFAFGVSLKTIETQRHSIMKKLNLYSVAELTKYAIREGLTPLR, from the coding sequence ATGCTGCGGGTACTGTTGGTCGATGATCACCGGATCGTGCTGGAGGGGCTGCGGGCTCTCGTGAGCGAGCATTCCGATCTGGAGGTCGTCGGGGTTGCGTGCGACGGGGCAACGGCCATCGAGCTCACCCGGAAACTTCGGCCTGACGTGGTGGTGATGGACATAGCGATGCCCGGCATGAACGGTATCGAGGCCACCCGCCGTATCGTGGCGGAATTCTCCCGCACCCGGGTTCTTGTCCTGTCCATGGAGTCGGAGCGGCGGTTTGTCCTGGATGTTCTCAGGGCCGGCGCCCAAGGCTATCTGCTCAAGGACTGCAGCCAGGACGAACTGGTTTCGGCCATCCGCCACGTGGCCGCGGGCGAGCCCTACCTTGGGCCCCGGATCACCGAGATGATCATACGGGCCTACATGGAACGGATTCCCGATGATTCCCTCCTGACCCATACCCTTCTATCCCTCCGCGAGCGGGAGGTGCTGCAACTGATTGCCGCCGGCAAAAGCACAAAAGAGATCGCCTTTGCCTTCGGGGTGAGTCTCAAGACCATCGAGACCCAGCGCCATAGCATCATGAAAAAGCTCAATCTTTACAGTGTCGCGGAACTGACCAAGTACGCCATTCGCGAAGGGCTCACCCCGCTCCGCTGA
- a CDS encoding chemotaxis protein CheW translates to MAHADTTETQQYLTFTLAGEVFAVDVAKVREILEWSSITKVPQTPGFMRGVINLRGSVVPVIDLRQKFGMPETERSIDTCIIVVEVETAMETLVLGMLADSVQEVFELEGGNIEPAPRIGTKLDTSFLKGMGKHGDAFLMILDIDRVFGEDDLAGLAAAGEAAA, encoded by the coding sequence ATGGCACACGCAGACACAACAGAAACGCAGCAGTACCTGACCTTCACCCTTGCCGGGGAAGTATTTGCGGTGGACGTGGCCAAGGTACGGGAGATACTGGAATGGAGCAGCATCACCAAGGTTCCGCAGACGCCCGGATTCATGCGCGGGGTGATCAACCTGCGCGGGAGCGTAGTGCCGGTAATCGACTTGCGGCAGAAGTTCGGGATGCCCGAAACCGAGCGCAGCATCGACACGTGCATCATCGTAGTCGAGGTGGAGACGGCAATGGAGACGCTGGTACTGGGGATGCTTGCCGACTCGGTGCAGGAGGTGTTCGAACTGGAGGGAGGGAACATCGAGCCTGCGCCCCGTATCGGGACGAAGCTTGACACCTCGTTCCTGAAGGGCATGGGGAAACACGGCGATGCGTTTCTCATGATCCTGGACATCGACCGGGTGTTCGGGGAGGACGATCTGGCCGGGCTGGCCGCGGCAGGGGAGGCGGCTGCCTGA
- a CDS encoding hopanoid biosynthesis associated radical SAM protein HpnH has product MRFPWRLNYDLTRYIISNKLNKVEKFPLVLMLEPTHLCNLACSGCGRIREYADTIQQMMSLEECLRSVDECPAPVVTITGGEPFLYTHIYELIPEVLDRGKHVYLCTNGLLLEKALENIKVHPNFYLNVHMDGLEETHDRILERKGTFKVAIEGIRKAKAMGFRVCTNTTIFKDTDLVEIEMLFSLLTELGVDGILVAPGFDYEAVGEDLFLQRREIQKKFEEVYRMSKRFRFWSTPMYLRFLKGEKQLECTPWGNPTRNPLGWKAPCYLITDTHHPTFREMMEKTEWDRYGVGKDPRCAQCMMHCGFEPTVVSEIGKSWKDILEMTIWNMT; this is encoded by the coding sequence ATGCGCTTTCCCTGGCGACTCAACTACGACCTGACCCGATACATCATCAGCAACAAGCTCAACAAGGTGGAGAAGTTTCCCCTGGTCCTCATGCTGGAGCCGACCCACCTCTGCAACCTGGCCTGCTCCGGCTGCGGCCGCATCCGCGAGTATGCCGACACCATCCAGCAGATGATGAGCCTGGAGGAATGCCTCCGCTCCGTGGACGAATGCCCGGCCCCCGTGGTCACCATCACCGGGGGCGAACCGTTCCTCTACACCCACATCTACGAACTGATCCCGGAGGTGCTCGACCGGGGCAAGCACGTCTACCTCTGCACCAACGGCCTGCTGCTGGAAAAGGCCCTGGAAAACATCAAGGTTCACCCCAACTTCTACCTGAACGTCCACATGGACGGCCTGGAAGAGACCCACGACCGGATCCTGGAACGCAAGGGGACCTTCAAGGTGGCCATCGAGGGGATTCGAAAGGCAAAGGCCATGGGGTTCCGGGTCTGCACCAACACCACCATCTTCAAGGACACGGACCTGGTGGAGATCGAAATGCTCTTCTCGCTCCTGACCGAACTAGGGGTGGACGGCATCCTCGTGGCGCCGGGCTTCGACTACGAGGCCGTGGGTGAAGACCTCTTCCTCCAGCGGCGCGAGATCCAGAAGAAGTTCGAGGAAGTCTACCGGATGAGCAAGCGGTTTCGCTTCTGGTCGACCCCCATGTACCTGCGCTTCCTCAAGGGGGAGAAACAGCTTGAGTGCACCCCCTGGGGCAATCCCACGCGCAACCCCCTGGGGTGGAAGGCGCCCTGCTACCTCATCACCGACACCCATCACCCCACCTTCCGGGAGATGATGGAAAAGACCGAGTGGGACCGCTACGGCGTGGGCAAGGATCCCCGCTGCGCCCAGTGCATGATGCACTGCGGCTTCGAGCCGACGGTGGTCTCGGAAATCGGCAAGAGCTGGAAGGATATTCTGGAAATGACGATCTGGAACATGACGTGA
- a CDS encoding two-component sensor histidine kinase, whose protein sequence is MMSVLRENMFNLFMQHLPGISFIKDLAGHYLYVNDQWKRLVSPDPAEAQPGGADGNACARQFEENGQRAIAEAAGIQTVETVQAEDGAHHWIMSEFPIRDEQGEVVLLGGIGFDITRRLRLEEELNIYREQLASLAVELAVAEDRERSRIAGELHDQVGQNLFLAGLKLGSLRSASLAEDDRRVLEEIRQLVSGALQDIRSLTCQLRPPLLAHGGLVAALCWLGEQFREDFGLQVEVFDDQQEKPLSHEVSSTVFQVVRELLLNIAKHASAPRAAISVTTESGAITITVEDGGVGFDVSSVSRNCGKSGGFGLFNARQKIEYLGGVLTVQSEPGRGTRTVIRLPLRGEGGSTTLGAQRGAP, encoded by the coding sequence ATGATGTCAGTGCTCCGAGAAAACATGTTCAACCTGTTCATGCAGCATCTTCCCGGGATCTCCTTTATCAAAGACCTTGCCGGACACTACCTCTATGTCAATGACCAGTGGAAGCGGCTTGTGTCGCCGGACCCCGCCGAAGCGCAACCAGGAGGGGCTGACGGGAATGCGTGCGCACGGCAGTTCGAAGAGAACGGCCAACGGGCCATTGCGGAAGCGGCCGGCATCCAGACCGTGGAAACGGTGCAGGCCGAGGACGGTGCTCACCACTGGATCATGAGCGAGTTCCCGATCCGTGACGAGCAGGGCGAGGTCGTTCTGCTGGGCGGGATCGGTTTCGACATTACGCGTCGTTTGCGTCTAGAGGAAGAGCTGAATATCTACCGGGAGCAGCTAGCGTCCCTTGCGGTGGAGCTTGCCGTTGCCGAGGACCGGGAGCGCAGCCGCATCGCGGGCGAACTTCATGACCAAGTGGGCCAGAATCTCTTCCTGGCGGGGCTCAAGCTCGGTTCGTTGAGGAGCGCCTCTCTTGCCGAGGATGACCGCCGCGTGCTGGAAGAGATCAGGCAACTCGTCAGCGGCGCCCTGCAGGATATCCGCTCGCTGACCTGCCAGCTCCGGCCGCCGCTCCTTGCCCATGGGGGGCTGGTTGCTGCCCTTTGCTGGCTGGGGGAACAGTTTCGGGAGGATTTCGGGCTGCAGGTGGAGGTATTCGATGACCAGCAAGAGAAGCCACTCTCCCATGAGGTCAGTTCCACGGTCTTCCAGGTCGTCAGGGAGTTGCTGCTGAACATTGCAAAGCATGCTTCGGCCCCGCGGGCGGCCATATCCGTCACGACGGAGAGCGGTGCCATCACCATAACCGTTGAAGACGGGGGCGTAGGGTTCGACGTTTCCTCCGTGAGCCGTAACTGCGGCAAGAGCGGCGGCTTCGGCCTCTTCAACGCCCGGCAGAAGATCGAATACCTGGGCGGGGTGCTGACGGTGCAATCGGAACCGGGCCGTGGCACCCGTACCGTCATCCGTCTGCCGCTGAGGGGAGAGGGTGGCAGCACCACGCTGGGCGCCCAGAGAGGGGCACCGTGA
- a CDS encoding 1-deoxy-D-xylulose-5-phosphate synthase (catalyzes the formation of 1-deoxy-D-xylulose 5-phosphate from pyruvate and D-glyceraldehyde 3-phosphate): MSTLLDTITCPADLKKIPRDQLPALAEEIRAFLLETVSRTGGHLASNLGVVELSIALHYCFDSPTDRFVWDVGHQAYTHKILTGRRDRFHTQRQYHGISGFPKRSESSHDAFDTGHSSTSISAGLGMAMARELRGGSNKVVAVIGDGSMTGGIAFEALNQAGHLKKNLIVVLNDNEMSISPNVGAFSSFVSRKLTGSYFRELKKEVQGLLQNIPAIGKDILQFARRAENSLKGFLTPGMLFEALGFDYIGPIQGHNLPQLLEVFENARGLDGPVVVHVMTTKGKGYAPAETNPSAFHGVGPFDVATGKTTGGKPGAASYTGIFGDTLAQLARENGKIVAITAAMPDGTGLTGFAKEFPERFFDVGIAEQHAVTFAAGLAAEGFRPVTAIYSTFLQRAYDQVFHDVCLQNLPVVFALDRGGVVGDDGPTHHGVFDLSYLRHLPGMTLMAPKDENELRHMLKTAVSHDGPIALRYPRGAGYGIPLDQELREIPIGTGETLAEGDDVAIIAIGITVLPALEAARTLAEKGIRAMVINARFVKPLDRDLILRAARRTGCIITAEENALQGGFGSAVLELLADEGMTGVRVKRLGIPDRFVEQGPQPQLRADLGIDAAGIAAATEAFLAAKGASAPALSMVK, encoded by the coding sequence ATGTCCACGCTGCTCGACACAATCACCTGCCCCGCCGATCTGAAAAAGATCCCGCGGGACCAACTCCCGGCTCTGGCCGAGGAGATCCGCGCCTTTCTTCTGGAAACCGTATCCCGCACCGGTGGCCACCTGGCCTCGAACCTGGGGGTGGTCGAACTCTCCATTGCCCTCCACTACTGTTTCGACTCGCCAACGGACCGGTTCGTCTGGGACGTGGGACACCAGGCCTACACCCACAAGATCCTCACCGGCCGCCGCGACCGCTTCCACACCCAGCGCCAGTACCACGGCATCAGCGGCTTCCCCAAGCGGAGTGAATCGTCCCACGATGCCTTTGACACCGGGCACTCCTCCACCTCCATCTCGGCGGGGCTCGGCATGGCCATGGCCCGGGAGCTGCGGGGTGGAAGCAACAAGGTGGTAGCCGTCATCGGCGATGGCTCCATGACCGGCGGCATCGCCTTCGAGGCCCTCAACCAGGCGGGGCACCTGAAGAAAAACCTCATCGTCGTGCTCAACGACAACGAGATGTCCATCTCCCCCAACGTGGGGGCCTTTTCCTCCTTTGTCTCCCGCAAGCTCACGGGCAGCTACTTCCGCGAGTTGAAGAAGGAGGTCCAGGGGCTGCTGCAGAACATCCCGGCCATCGGCAAGGACATCCTCCAGTTCGCCCGCCGGGCCGAGAACTCCCTCAAGGGGTTCCTGACCCCGGGGATGCTCTTCGAGGCCCTGGGCTTCGACTACATCGGCCCCATCCAGGGCCACAACCTGCCCCAGCTTCTGGAGGTGTTCGAGAATGCCCGGGGACTGGATGGCCCGGTGGTGGTCCACGTCATGACCACCAAAGGCAAGGGGTATGCCCCGGCGGAGACGAACCCGTCCGCATTCCACGGGGTCGGCCCCTTTGACGTGGCCACCGGCAAAACCACCGGCGGCAAACCGGGGGCAGCCTCCTATACCGGCATCTTCGGGGATACCCTGGCGCAACTGGCCCGGGAAAACGGAAAAATCGTCGCCATCACCGCGGCCATGCCCGACGGCACCGGCCTTACGGGCTTCGCGAAAGAGTTCCCCGAGCGCTTCTTCGACGTGGGGATCGCGGAGCAGCACGCCGTCACCTTTGCGGCGGGGCTGGCGGCCGAAGGCTTCCGTCCCGTGACCGCCATCTACTCCACCTTCCTCCAGCGGGCCTACGACCAGGTGTTCCACGACGTCTGCCTCCAGAACCTGCCGGTCGTCTTCGCCCTGGACCGGGGGGGGGTCGTGGGCGACGACGGCCCCACCCACCACGGGGTCTTCGACCTGTCGTACCTGCGGCACCTGCCCGGCATGACCCTGATGGCGCCCAAAGACGAGAACGAACTGCGCCACATGCTCAAGACCGCCGTGTCCCACGACGGCCCCATCGCCCTGCGCTACCCCCGCGGTGCCGGCTATGGCATCCCCCTGGACCAGGAGCTCCGGGAGATTCCCATCGGCACAGGCGAAACCCTGGCGGAAGGAGACGACGTCGCCATCATTGCCATTGGCATCACGGTCCTGCCCGCCCTTGAGGCGGCACGGACCCTGGCGGAGAAAGGAATCCGGGCCATGGTGATCAACGCCCGCTTCGTCAAGCCCCTGGACCGGGACCTGATCCTCCGGGCGGCCCGCCGGACCGGCTGCATCATCACCGCTGAGGAAAACGCCCTGCAGGGAGGCTTCGGCAGCGCAGTGCTCGAACTCCTCGCCGACGAGGGGATGACCGGCGTGCGGGTGAAGCGGCTCGGCATCCCCGACCGGTTCGTGGAGCAGGGTCCCCAGCCGCAGCTCCGTGCCGACTTGGGCATCGACGCCGCCGGCATCGCCGCTGCGACCGAGGCATTCCTGGCGGCAAAGGGGGCCTCGGCGCCCGCTCTCTCGATGGTCAAATGA
- a CDS encoding chemotaxis protein gives MKWFEDLKVSSKLAVSFMVVVLLAAFLGIFSIFELSRVNETGTDMAENWIPSLNAISAMQLDFASYRRLELQHIVEMESAGQKAYEERMAGLVKSIAEHQKEYEPLLATPEEKQMLQEFSTKWQEYLNEGKPIIELSRQNKAQEAAALLNANSRKLYNEAGALIDKLKTLNTQEAKDASARGDKLYASARIMIAGALIACIVLAVVMGLVITRVLLRQLGGEPTAISDIANRLADGDLRIAFDTTGKAETGVYAAMHNMVEKLKGVVADVKSAADNVAAGSQELSSSSEEMSQGATEQAAAAEEASSSMEQMSSNIRQNADNATQTEKIALKSAADAKQGGTAVAETVVAMKEIASKISIIEEIARQTNLLALNAAIEAARAGEHGKGFAVVAAEVRKLAERSQKAAGEISELSASSVQVAEEAGEMLTRIVPDIQRTAELVQEISAACKEQDTGAEQINKAIQQLDQVIQQNASASEEMASTSEELASQAEQLQATISFFRTDDRGASSRSAARRPVAKKKAAIPHLGHGTSNGYHAEPAPPRKVAVGGGVDLNLDTDHLDDQFEKF, from the coding sequence ATGAAGTGGTTCGAGGACCTCAAGGTTTCAAGCAAACTGGCCGTATCATTCATGGTGGTCGTACTCCTGGCGGCTTTTCTTGGAATCTTTTCCATATTCGAGCTGTCACGAGTCAATGAGACGGGAACTGACATGGCTGAGAACTGGATCCCCAGCCTTAACGCAATATCGGCCATGCAGTTGGATTTCGCCAGCTACCGCCGTCTTGAGCTGCAGCACATCGTTGAGATGGAGAGTGCCGGGCAGAAAGCGTACGAAGAGAGAATGGCAGGGCTCGTCAAGAGTATTGCCGAGCACCAGAAGGAATACGAACCATTGCTGGCAACGCCGGAAGAGAAGCAAATGCTTCAGGAGTTCAGCACAAAATGGCAGGAATACCTGAATGAAGGCAAACCGATCATCGAACTGTCCCGGCAGAATAAAGCCCAGGAAGCAGCCGCCCTCCTGAATGCAAACTCGCGCAAACTGTACAACGAAGCCGGAGCCCTGATCGACAAGCTCAAGACGCTGAATACGCAGGAGGCCAAAGATGCCAGCGCGCGTGGCGATAAACTCTATGCTTCGGCGCGCATCATGATCGCCGGCGCTCTGATTGCCTGTATCGTCCTTGCGGTAGTCATGGGGCTGGTCATTACGCGGGTGCTCCTCAGGCAGCTTGGCGGTGAGCCGACGGCGATTTCCGATATTGCCAACCGGCTTGCGGATGGCGATTTGCGCATCGCTTTCGATACCACCGGCAAGGCGGAAACAGGCGTGTATGCGGCCATGCACAACATGGTCGAGAAGCTGAAGGGAGTGGTAGCTGACGTGAAGAGCGCAGCGGACAACGTGGCCGCCGGCAGCCAGGAGCTCTCCTCCAGCTCCGAGGAAATGAGCCAGGGTGCCACCGAGCAGGCTGCTGCTGCCGAAGAAGCCTCCAGCTCCATGGAACAGATGAGCTCCAACATCCGGCAGAACGCCGACAACGCCACCCAGACCGAAAAGATCGCCCTCAAGAGCGCCGCCGACGCCAAACAGGGTGGCACGGCCGTGGCCGAAACCGTCGTGGCCATGAAGGAAATCGCCTCCAAGATCTCGATCATCGAAGAGATCGCCCGCCAGACGAACCTGCTGGCCCTGAACGCGGCCATCGAAGCGGCCCGTGCCGGCGAACACGGCAAAGGGTTCGCCGTGGTAGCGGCCGAAGTCAGAAAGCTTGCCGAGCGGAGCCAGAAGGCGGCGGGCGAGATCAGCGAGCTGTCTGCCTCAAGCGTTCAGGTAGCGGAAGAAGCCGGCGAGATGCTGACGCGGATCGTGCCGGACATCCAGCGGACCGCGGAACTGGTGCAGGAGATCAGCGCCGCGTGCAAAGAGCAGGACACGGGCGCTGAGCAGATCAACAAAGCGATCCAGCAGCTTGACCAGGTGATCCAGCAGAACGCCAGCGCCAGCGAAGAGATGGCCTCCACCAGCGAAGAACTGGCCAGCCAGGCCGAACAACTGCAGGCAACCATTTCATTCTTCCGGACCGATGATCGTGGCGCGTCGAGCCGGAGTGCGGCCCGTCGGCCCGTTGCCAAGAAAAAGGCAGCAATCCCTCATCTGGGTCACGGCACATCCAACGGCTACCATGCCGAGCCAGCGCCGCCGCGAAAAGTAGCGGTAGGCGGCGGGGTGGATCTGAACCTGGACACCGATCACCTGGACGACCAGTTCGAGAAATTCTAG
- a CDS encoding flagellar motor protein MotB, giving the protein MKLWHKVAIGAGACSILLIGFIGLILPGIVKTRAMEGVEAATGRKLLVGDVSINPFTWTVEVRDVSFTEPDKTTVFASFSSARVQVSPASIFRMAPVVREARLSSPHVRLVRVGPNTYNFSDLLGKKKAEPKKDEGLPRVSLNNITIANGSLDFLDQGERIMRRHEVRRLDLGIPFLSTIPYFADRYITPRFSALVNDAPVRAEGKLRPFAKAAEYDLNVDLRDLAIKRFASYIPAELPILVQDGTLSTTLGITYRVAEGKDPDLMVSGSARLVGVKVAEHGDVPLLALAGLEARLNRARVLAGEFPLSLVTLERPEIHLARDAAGTWNLQRLAGKKKAVPAAAEKPAPPGRKPLVSVAEFRLADGAVHLDDRLPAGGFAARVEKIAMTVKGFSTAPGTAADCTLSLATGRGEEARVEGRVTPDPLALTGTVQVAGIDLGAYYPYLSPYLTAPVTGKLDAGADIGFSTPDGVRVDKGRIRLASLRVPFEGKDGARLAEVAGENIAFVQKDATLTVGAVRLRDGEVRFSRNGKGEWSPLTLVRRPGPAQTRPAARPKEGTAAPFRYRIGAVSLAGLTASFTDGTIEDRPTFTLRRIAAGVENLTGPKFGQIPFRFAARYGKEGELRTTGRVRPEPLALNGNVTIRQLPLTDFDYYLPKNLLAILADGTLDTAMAVSLARSGGKLTGSFAGGLGVRSFYLLDGDGEDLLRWESLQLDKVKGSIDPFTLDIREVALNQFYSKIVIDPDGRLNLQKLFTPAPEPAEGAAKPEAVAAAAQPAPAPETPARQRAITIGAVTMQAGTLDFSDRHMPKPYATTFYNLGGRVSGLTSEESKFADVDLRGNLENHSPISITGRINPLRDDLYADIKVRFTDIELSPMTPYSGTYLGYAVDKGKLFLDLQYTIQNKQLNSENKVFIDQLTFGNRIESDKATGLPVRLAVALLKDRKGEIHLDLPVTGRTDDPQFSVWRVVLQILKNLLVKAATSPFALLQSAFGGGADLSVISFGYGSAELAPAEQDKLRKIAQALADRPAIKVEVAGYVERDKDAEGYRSELLRRKVRAEKFLEMVKKKQNKPGDSAEAMAVAPEEYERLLTAVYKKEKFPKPRTIIGTVKELPEAEMTKLILANTVVGDAELKTLADERAAVVRTFLVEQGKLDSARVFQKSGDIFKRPDKQGERGARVEFSATVD; this is encoded by the coding sequence ATGAAACTGTGGCACAAGGTGGCAATCGGCGCAGGCGCATGCAGTATCCTTCTGATCGGCTTCATCGGCCTCATCCTGCCTGGAATCGTGAAAACACGGGCCATGGAGGGAGTAGAGGCGGCCACCGGCCGAAAGCTCCTAGTGGGAGACGTTTCCATCAACCCGTTCACCTGGACGGTGGAGGTGCGCGATGTCAGCTTTACCGAGCCCGACAAGACCACGGTCTTCGCCTCTTTCAGCAGCGCGCGGGTCCAGGTGAGCCCCGCCTCGATCTTCCGGATGGCTCCCGTGGTCCGCGAAGCCCGGCTTTCGTCCCCCCATGTCCGGCTCGTGCGCGTGGGGCCCAACACCTACAACTTCTCCGACCTGCTCGGGAAAAAGAAGGCCGAGCCCAAGAAGGACGAGGGGCTGCCCCGCGTTTCCCTCAACAATATCACCATCGCCAACGGCTCCCTTGATTTTCTGGACCAGGGGGAGCGGATCATGCGGCGCCACGAAGTGCGGCGGCTCGATCTGGGCATTCCGTTTCTCAGCACTATCCCCTATTTTGCCGACCGCTACATAACCCCCCGCTTCAGCGCCCTGGTCAATGATGCCCCGGTGCGGGCCGAGGGAAAGCTGCGCCCCTTTGCCAAGGCGGCCGAGTACGATCTCAACGTGGACCTGCGCGACCTGGCCATCAAGCGCTTTGCATCCTATATCCCGGCCGAACTGCCGATTCTGGTGCAGGACGGAACCCTGTCCACCACCCTCGGCATCACCTACCGGGTTGCCGAGGGAAAAGATCCGGACCTGATGGTTTCGGGCTCGGCGCGGCTGGTCGGGGTCAAGGTCGCCGAGCACGGCGATGTGCCGCTCCTGGCCCTGGCCGGGCTGGAGGCCCGCCTGAACCGCGCCCGGGTGCTGGCCGGGGAGTTTCCCCTGTCGCTGGTGACCCTGGAGCGTCCCGAGATCCATCTGGCGCGGGACGCAGCAGGGACATGGAACCTGCAGCGCCTGGCCGGGAAAAAGAAGGCGGTACCGGCCGCCGCGGAAAAGCCTGCGCCGCCGGGCCGCAAGCCGCTCGTGTCCGTGGCCGAGTTCCGTCTGGCAGACGGTGCGGTGCACCTGGACGACCGCCTTCCCGCCGGCGGCTTTGCCGCCCGGGTGGAAAAGATCGCCATGACCGTCAAGGGTTTCTCCACCGCGCCGGGCACGGCTGCCGACTGCACGCTCTCTCTTGCCACCGGCCGGGGAGAAGAGGCGCGGGTGGAGGGGCGCGTCACCCCCGACCCGCTGGCGCTGACCGGCACCGTCCAGGTGGCCGGCATCGACCTGGGGGCCTACTATCCCTATCTGAGCCCCTACCTGACGGCCCCGGTGACGGGGAAGCTCGACGCGGGCGCGGATATCGGCTTCAGCACGCCCGACGGAGTCCGGGTGGACAAGGGACGCATCCGCCTCGCCTCGCTCAGGGTGCCTTTCGAGGGCAAGGATGGAGCCCGTCTGGCCGAGGTGGCCGGTGAGAATATCGCGTTCGTGCAGAAGGACGCCACCCTGACGGTGGGCGCGGTGCGGCTGCGTGACGGTGAGGTCCGGTTCTCCCGCAACGGGAAGGGAGAGTGGTCTCCCCTCACGCTGGTGCGGCGGCCCGGGCCGGCGCAGACCCGGCCGGCGGCCCGGCCGAAGGAAGGCACTGCCGCTCCGTTCCGCTATCGCATCGGTGCGGTGAGCCTTGCGGGCCTCACTGCCTCGTTCACCGACGGCACCATCGAGGATCGTCCCACCTTTACCCTGCGGAGGATCGCGGCGGGAGTGGAAAACCTCACCGGTCCGAAATTCGGCCAGATACCCTTCCGCTTTGCCGCCCGTTACGGCAAGGAGGGCGAACTCAGGACAACGGGCAGGGTCCGGCCCGAGCCCCTCGCCCTCAACGGCAACGTGACCATCAGGCAGCTTCCCCTGACCGATTTCGATTACTATCTGCCAAAGAATCTTCTCGCCATCCTGGCCGACGGCACCCTCGACACCGCCATGGCGGTCAGCCTTGCCCGCAGCGGCGGCAAGCTGACCGGGAGCTTCGCCGGCGGGCTGGGGGTCCGCTCTTTCTACCTGCTGGACGGTGACGGCGAAGACCTGCTCCGCTGGGAAAGCCTCCAGCTCGACAAGGTCAAGGGGAGCATCGACCCCTTCACCCTCGACATCCGCGAGGTGGCCCTCAACCAGTTCTACTCCAAGATCGTCATCGATCCGGATGGCCGCCTCAACCTCCAGAAACTCTTCACCCCCGCACCGGAACCGGCTGAGGGGGCGGCAAAGCCGGAAGCCGTCGCGGCAGCGGCGCAGCCGGCTCCGGCTCCGGAGACGCCGGCCCGGCAGCGGGCCATCACCATCGGTGCGGTCACCATGCAGGCGGGGACCCTCGACTTCAGCGACAGGCACATGCCGAAACCCTACGCCACCACCTTCTACAACCTGGGCGGCCGGGTGAGCGGCCTCACGTCGGAGGAGAGCAAATTTGCCGACGTGGACCTGCGGGGGAACCTGGAGAATCACTCCCCGATCAGCATCACCGGCAGGATCAACCCCCTGCGCGACGATCTCTACGCCGACATCAAGGTGCGGTTCACCGACATCGAGCTCTCGCCCATGACCCCTTACTCCGGCACCTACCTGGGGTATGCCGTGGACAAGGGGAAACTCTTCCTGGACCTCCAGTACACGATCCAGAACAAGCAACTCAATTCCGAGAACAAGGTCTTCATCGACCAGCTTACCTTCGGCAACCGGATCGAGAGTGACAAGGCCACGGGCCTGCCGGTGCGTCTGGCAGTGGCATTGCTGAAGGATCGCAAGGGTGAGATCCACCTGGACCTGCCGGTCACCGGCCGCACGGACGATCCCCAGTTCAGTGTCTGGCGGGTGGTGCTCCAGATCCTGAAAAACCTGCTGGTGAAGGCGGCCACATCCCCCTTCGCGCTCCTGCAGTCCGCCTTCGGCGGCGGCGCCGACCTGAGCGTCATCTCCTTCGGCTACGGTTCGGCGGAGCTTGCCCCGGCGGAGCAGGACAAGCTCCGAAAAATCGCCCAGGCCCTGGCCGATCGCCCCGCCATCAAGGTGGAAGTGGCCGGCTACGTGGAGCGGGACAAGGACGCCGAGGGATACCGGTCCGAGTTGTTGAGGCGGAAGGTGCGGGCGGAGAAGTTCCTGGAGATGGTGAAGAAGAAGCAGAACAAGCCGGGCGATTCGGCCGAGGCGATGGCCGTGGCGCCGGAAGAGTACGAGCGGTTGCTCACGGCGGTCTACAAGAAGGAGAAGTTCCCCAAGCCGCGCACCATCATCGGTACGGTGAAGGAACTCCCCGAGGCGGAGATGACCAAGCTGATCCTGGCCAATACGGTGGTGGGCGATGCCGAGCTCAAGACCCTTGCCGACGAACGGGCCGCCGTGGTCCGCACTTTCCTGGTGGAGCAGGGCAAGCTCGATTCGGCCCGGGTCTTCCAGAAGAGCGGCGACATCTTCAAGCGCCCCGATAAGCAGGGCGAACGGGGCGCCCGGGTGGAATTCAGCGCAACCGTTGACTGA